A stretch of the Clostridiales bacterium genome encodes the following:
- a CDS encoding Gfo/Idh/MocA family oxidoreductase — MKQVRLGIIGVGNIGTGHVENILAGMCPEVVITAAADRRESRRAWIKEHLPDVEIFNEGEDLIASGKCEAVMVCVPHYQHPGLAISAMRHGLHTLVEKPAGVYTLQVREMNEEADRHPELAFALMYNQRTNCVYRKLKEMIDSGEIGTLKRVSWLITDWYRTQNYYDSGAWRATWAGEGGGVLLNQCPHQLDLLQWLCGLPVRVCAFCHEGKWHDIEVEDDVTAYLEFENGATGVFVTTTGDAPGTNRLEITGTKGKVVCEYNKLTFTRLETDEREWCANCKEGFKKPASETIEVETDGKNPQHPGVINAFAGRILRGEPLTADGREGIRGLTLSNAMHLSSWLGKPVDIPFDEQLFKDLLMERCKHSRHKEASDVTFDTKGSY, encoded by the coding sequence ATGAAACAGGTACGACTGGGTATTATCGGGGTGGGCAATATCGGAACGGGCCATGTGGAGAATATCCTGGCCGGAATGTGCCCGGAGGTGGTGATCACCGCGGCGGCGGACCGCCGGGAATCCCGCCGGGCATGGATCAAAGAGCACCTTCCGGACGTGGAGATTTTCAACGAGGGCGAGGACCTGATCGCTTCCGGCAAATGCGAAGCGGTGATGGTCTGCGTGCCCCATTACCAGCATCCCGGGCTGGCGATTTCCGCCATGCGGCACGGGCTGCATACCCTGGTGGAGAAGCCTGCCGGTGTGTATACCCTGCAGGTGCGGGAAATGAACGAGGAGGCGGACCGCCATCCGGAGCTCGCCTTCGCGCTGATGTACAACCAGCGGACAAACTGCGTGTACCGGAAGCTGAAGGAAATGATCGACAGCGGCGAGATCGGCACGCTGAAGCGGGTTTCCTGGCTGATTACCGACTGGTACCGCACGCAGAACTACTATGACTCTGGCGCGTGGCGCGCGACCTGGGCCGGGGAAGGCGGCGGCGTGCTGCTGAACCAGTGCCCGCACCAGCTGGACCTGCTGCAGTGGCTGTGCGGACTGCCGGTGCGCGTGTGCGCGTTCTGCCACGAGGGGAAATGGCACGACATCGAGGTGGAGGACGACGTGACCGCGTACCTCGAGTTTGAAAACGGCGCGACGGGCGTGTTTGTGACCACCACGGGCGATGCGCCCGGAACCAACCGCCTGGAGATTACCGGAACGAAGGGCAAGGTGGTTTGCGAATACAACAAGCTGACCTTTACCCGCCTGGAAACGGACGAGCGCGAATGGTGCGCGAACTGCAAGGAAGGCTTCAAAAAGCCGGCATCGGAAACTATTGAGGTGGAAACCGACGGGAAGAACCCGCAGCACCCGGGCGTGATCAACGCCTTTGCCGGACGGATCCTGCGCGGCGAACCGCTGACCGCCGACGGGCGGGAAGGTATCCGCGGGCTGACGCTTTCCAACGCGATGCACCTGTCCTCCTGGCTGGGGAAGCCGGTGGACATCCCGTTTGACGAACAGCTTTTCAAAGACCTGCTGATGGAGCGGTGCAAACACTCCCGCCACAAGGAAGCATCGGACGTTACATTCGATACCAAGGGCAGCTACTGA
- a CDS encoding CPBP family intramembrane metalloprotease — MTKPNGTNGYRYRPVLFFVLTYLFTWIFWIPAAFVPGNTGVLLMAAGLIAPAAVSTAFVLLSGSDALKKDLKVKLVGMYKVKWANVLLAIGVFAVIVAASILLSLAFGQKMSQFALAEDFSFTGVGIGSALVTILLASIIEEVGWKGYCEDSIGNYMNWFWESLVFGVIWSLWHFPLLFIPGTYQAGLTVNPLYVVNFFVSGIPLGYIITWVYLASDRSVLACMIFHLFVNFMQEKIAMTPETKCVETIVVFIAAAVIVMKNRDMFFETRHVGRLLEYVGGTEEGAE; from the coding sequence ATGACAAAACCCAACGGAACGAACGGATACCGGTACCGGCCGGTGCTGTTTTTTGTGCTGACGTACCTGTTTACCTGGATCTTCTGGATTCCGGCAGCCTTTGTGCCGGGGAATACCGGGGTGCTGCTGATGGCGGCCGGGCTGATCGCCCCGGCGGCGGTCTCCACGGCATTCGTGCTGCTGAGCGGTTCGGATGCGCTGAAGAAGGACCTGAAGGTGAAGCTGGTGGGGATGTACAAGGTGAAATGGGCGAACGTGCTCCTGGCGATCGGCGTTTTCGCGGTGATTGTGGCGGCTTCCATCCTGCTGAGCCTCGCGTTTGGCCAGAAGATGAGCCAGTTTGCCCTGGCGGAGGATTTCTCCTTTACCGGGGTGGGCATCGGCAGCGCACTGGTGACCATCCTGCTGGCCTCCATCATCGAGGAGGTTGGCTGGAAGGGCTACTGCGAGGATTCCATCGGGAATTATATGAACTGGTTTTGGGAATCCCTGGTGTTCGGGGTGATCTGGTCCCTGTGGCATTTTCCGCTGCTGTTTATCCCGGGGACGTACCAGGCGGGGCTGACGGTGAATCCCCTGTATGTGGTGAACTTCTTTGTGAGCGGGATCCCGCTGGGATACATCATCACATGGGTTTACCTGGCCAGCGACCGGTCCGTGCTGGCGTGCATGATCTTCCACCTGTTTGTGAACTTCATGCAGGAGAAGATCGCCATGACGCCGGAGACCAAGTGCGTGGAGACGATTGTGGTGTTCATCGCAGCGGCGGTGATCGTGATGAAAAACCGGGATATGTTCTTTGAAACCCGGCATGTGGGACGGCTGCTGGAGTACGTGGGCGGAACGGAGGAGGGAGCGGAATGA
- a CDS encoding MFS transporter translates to MKQNSNWSRFMLLWTGSMISSIGSGLTSFGLGVYIFNRTGSAGQMALVTLLGFLPTLLLSVPAGVLADRTDRRKLMMIGDGCSAIGIIYILICMNTGGAELWQICAGVFVSAFFSALLEPAFKATITDLLTKEEYTKANGLTSLSGSARYLVSPLIAGLLLAHYDIRLLLVIDICTFFVTVAATAVVRKGLETKKNENRESFAGSLREGWQAIRARKGVLRLILVSSVISMFIGVIQVLSEPLVLSFADSGTLGMTETVCSLGMLATALVTGITGIRKGHARMLGISLTLAGLFMAGFALKENIVMICVSGFLFFSMLPLANSSLDYLARTNIPDGLQGRAWGFIGLLSQMGYIPAFALAGVLADRAAGAMQVSVGRGAALVIGISGILLIAVSVLLLFSRRIRNLERGAELEAGA, encoded by the coding sequence ATGAAACAGAATTCCAACTGGTCCCGGTTTATGCTGCTGTGGACCGGAAGCATGATCTCCTCGATCGGAAGCGGACTGACCAGCTTCGGCCTGGGCGTATATATCTTCAATCGCACGGGAAGCGCCGGTCAGATGGCGCTGGTGACCCTGCTGGGTTTCCTGCCGACGCTGCTGCTGTCCGTTCCGGCGGGTGTGCTGGCGGACAGGACGGACCGGCGGAAGCTGATGATGATCGGCGACGGGTGCTCCGCCATCGGGATTATTTACATTCTCATCTGCATGAATACGGGCGGGGCGGAGCTGTGGCAGATCTGCGCCGGGGTGTTTGTGAGCGCCTTCTTCTCCGCCCTGCTGGAGCCGGCCTTCAAGGCGACGATCACCGACCTGCTGACGAAGGAGGAGTACACGAAGGCGAACGGGCTGACTTCCCTGAGCGGGAGCGCCCGGTACCTGGTATCCCCGCTGATTGCCGGGCTGCTGCTGGCACATTATGACATCCGCCTGCTGCTGGTGATTGATATCTGCACGTTCTTTGTGACAGTGGCGGCCACGGCGGTGGTGAGGAAGGGACTGGAAACGAAGAAGAACGAAAACCGGGAGAGTTTTGCCGGCAGCCTGCGGGAGGGCTGGCAGGCGATCCGTGCCCGGAAGGGAGTGCTCCGGCTGATCCTGGTTTCCTCGGTGATCAGCATGTTCATCGGCGTGATCCAGGTGCTGAGCGAGCCCCTGGTGCTGTCCTTCGCGGACTCCGGAACGCTGGGGATGACCGAAACGGTGTGCTCGCTGGGCATGCTGGCAACAGCGCTGGTGACCGGAATCACCGGGATCCGAAAGGGGCACGCGCGGATGCTGGGGATCTCCCTGACGCTGGCAGGACTGTTCATGGCGGGCTTTGCGCTGAAGGAAAACATCGTGATGATCTGCGTTTCCGGGTTCCTGTTTTTTTCAATGCTGCCCCTGGCCAATTCCAGCCTGGACTACCTGGCCCGGACAAACATCCCGGACGGGCTGCAGGGACGGGCATGGGGCTTTATCGGCCTGCTGTCCCAGATGGGATACATTCCGGCCTTTGCCCTGGCGGGCGTGCTGGCAGACCGGGCGGCCGGCGCGATGCAGGTATCCGTGGGGCGGGGAGCCGCGCTGGTGATCGGGATTTCCGGTATCCTGCTGATCGCGGTTTCGGTGCTGCTGCTGTTTTCCCGGAGGATCCGGAACCTGGAGCGCGGCGCCGAGCTGGAAGCGGGCGCCTGA
- a CDS encoding GNAT family N-acetyltransferase has translation MKHDHQMNLQDCYVEEDLFPKIFTGYEERDYGILFFNTENKDSFDSNHAVIYRDRIHDLPRVLADITGFYQAKGSRPIIYQSMLDDNWFDEIKGELAAAGYESWVEDQEYMLPSGNNRIIPNPAITVTKVSEWNDEIENVFAEAEEPWEIMVAKRTLAYPKGWMFAASINNKTVGLLYGHRSEKACRVDYLLVSKQHRKTGAGRALFYHYVEWCKQNGIENTYIWPDGDTPKRIYEEGGYRIVEVRKAGRAVLNERVTTNTGLPGTGKSKTYF, from the coding sequence ATGAAGCACGATCACCAGATGAACCTGCAGGATTGTTATGTGGAGGAGGATCTGTTTCCGAAGATTTTCACAGGGTATGAGGAACGGGATTACGGTATCCTGTTTTTCAATACGGAAAACAAGGACTCTTTCGACTCCAATCATGCTGTGATATACAGGGACAGGATCCATGACCTTCCCCGGGTTCTTGCGGATATTACCGGATTCTACCAGGCAAAAGGCAGCCGGCCGATTATCTACCAGTCGATGCTGGATGACAACTGGTTTGATGAAATCAAAGGCGAACTGGCCGCAGCCGGATATGAGAGCTGGGTGGAAGACCAGGAATATATGCTTCCATCCGGCAATAACCGTATCATTCCCAATCCGGCAATAACCGTGACTAAGGTTTCGGAATGGAATGATGAGATCGAAAACGTGTTTGCCGAAGCAGAAGAACCATGGGAAATCATGGTGGCGAAGAGGACACTGGCTTATCCAAAGGGATGGATGTTCGCAGCTTCCATCAACAACAAAACAGTCGGCCTGCTGTACGGCCACAGGTCCGAAAAAGCCTGCCGTGTCGATTATCTCCTCGTATCCAAGCAGCACCGGAAAACAGGCGCCGGCCGGGCATTGTTCTACCATTATGTGGAATGGTGCAAACAGAATGGAATTGAGAACACCTATATCTGGCCCGATGGAGATACCCCGAAGAGAATATACGAAGAAGGCGGGTACCGGATTGTTGAAGTCCGCAAAGCGGGGCGTGCGGTGTTAAATGAACGGGTAACAACAAATACCGGTTTGCCGGGAACAGGGAAATCGAAGACTTATTTTTGA
- a CDS encoding TetR/AcrR family transcriptional regulator, with the protein MRIVKDANERKNEILDAAEELFAAKGYEATSTGDILDRVGIARGTLYYHFQSKEDILDALIDRINENLIAKAGRIAGDKSMPVVERIIRAIAGMNLENGDSAIGHEVLEQMHRPQNALMHQKMQQRMMDGVIPVISTLVEEGNAQGVFHAGYPRETTEMLILYAGIAFDSRLGLTPEQTAHRAQALIHNTEKLLGVEEGSLAGPMAALFRQA; encoded by the coding sequence ATGCGGATTGTGAAGGACGCCAACGAGCGGAAAAACGAGATCCTGGACGCGGCGGAGGAGCTGTTTGCCGCCAAGGGGTATGAGGCAACCAGCACCGGCGATATCCTGGACCGCGTGGGGATTGCCCGGGGGACGCTGTATTACCACTTCCAGTCCAAGGAGGACATCCTGGACGCACTGATCGACCGGATCAACGAAAACCTGATCGCGAAGGCAGGGCGGATTGCCGGGGACAAAAGCATGCCGGTAGTGGAGCGGATTATCCGGGCCATCGCGGGCATGAACCTGGAAAACGGGGATTCCGCAATCGGGCACGAAGTGCTGGAGCAGATGCACCGGCCGCAGAACGCCCTGATGCACCAGAAGATGCAGCAGCGGATGATGGACGGCGTGATCCCGGTGATCAGCACCCTGGTGGAGGAGGGTAACGCGCAGGGCGTCTTCCATGCCGGATACCCGCGGGAAACCACGGAGATGCTGATCCTGTATGCCGGAATCGCCTTTGACAGCCGCCTGGGGCTGACGCCCGAACAGACGGCACACCGGGCGCAGGCGCTGATCCATAACACCGAGAAGCTGCTGGGCGTGGAGGAAGGCAGCCTGGCCGGCCCGATGGCCGCGCTGTTCCGGCAGGCATGA
- a CDS encoding response regulator, with translation MNRRKTLWIVLANVALMIAMLVFVALYSSYQKKENYRSQVEHFVNATIAMERVTGNYLEGEQGICDNWAQYINSGDLTLEEAAAYVRATHARTAASAHLIDTETLDGYSTRPKPGSADDYAVSYRRLELFGDGSWIADLGTAINITRTYTNPLNGEQSLAFCNRITVRDAETGEKRQAYLLRIIPTSSLKEKWVFPQEEYEDEDFSIIDTESNYVIKGRSFKNASFFEFYKSYNQPGIPVQQQLFEEILSDTGSFTMLDSKGRECIVAHTPITSTKGWVLLSSAPVTDLNAVTEDWLLIGVITFGLLLLLVMDFLYLHSVNKRLRVMAQEAEAASKAKTDFLSTMSHDIRTPMNAILGLTTIAEKNLGDQEAVADNLRKIGLAGNHLLTLINDILDISKVESGKITLSPLTFSLVETVQNLVNMSQPMVKEKNIDFSFRTNHIRHEYLYADQLRLNQIYINILSNAIKYTPPGGSVSVDLREEESEKAGCVRLVYCVADTGMGMTPEFLAKMYQPFSRQTDSRINSIQGTGLGLAITKQMVDLMNGTIECESEVDKGTTFTITLDLPIAEKQLDEMRMDGVEVLIADDDPVTLETALDTLESLGIHAEQAKSGAEALEMIRRRHEDGKDYSVVILDWKMPDMDGVETIRRIRAEIGAGIPILLTSAYDWSDIEDSAKDAGANGFIGKPLFRSMLYEKINGLLGTEAKAREPEDDYSDLAGMRILIAEDNDINWEIISTMLGMFGIMSERAENGRICTEKMAAAEEGAYDLIFMDIQMPEMNGLDATRAIRKLENQWAASIPIIAMTADAFSENVTECLKAGMNGHIAKPIDLKLVIKEIRRIKEEKKK, from the coding sequence ATGAACCGTCGCAAAACGTTATGGATCGTGCTGGCGAACGTCGCCCTGATGATCGCCATGCTGGTCTTTGTCGCGCTGTATTCCAGTTATCAGAAAAAGGAAAACTACCGGTCCCAGGTGGAACATTTTGTCAACGCGACCATTGCCATGGAACGCGTCACCGGTAACTACCTGGAAGGGGAACAGGGAATCTGCGACAACTGGGCGCAGTATATCAACAGCGGGGACCTGACGCTGGAGGAAGCAGCCGCGTATGTCCGGGCCACCCATGCCAGGACCGCCGCGTCCGCCCACCTGATCGACACGGAAACCCTGGATGGATACTCCACCCGGCCGAAGCCGGGCAGTGCGGATGATTACGCGGTTTCCTACAGGCGGCTGGAGCTCTTCGGGGACGGATCCTGGATCGCGGACCTGGGCACAGCCATCAACATCACCCGGACCTATACGAATCCCCTCAACGGAGAGCAGTCCCTGGCCTTCTGCAACCGCATCACCGTGCGGGACGCGGAAACCGGCGAAAAGCGGCAGGCTTACCTGCTGCGCATCATCCCCACCTCCAGCCTGAAGGAGAAGTGGGTCTTCCCCCAGGAAGAGTATGAGGATGAGGATTTCTCCATCATCGATACGGAAAGCAACTACGTCATCAAGGGACGCTCCTTCAAAAACGCCAGCTTCTTCGAGTTTTACAAATCCTATAACCAGCCGGGAATCCCGGTGCAGCAGCAGCTGTTTGAAGAAATCCTGTCCGATACCGGTTCTTTCACCATGCTGGATTCAAAGGGCCGGGAATGCATCGTCGCCCACACCCCCATCACCTCCACCAAGGGCTGGGTGCTGCTGAGCTCCGCGCCGGTCACCGACCTGAACGCGGTCACCGAGGACTGGCTGCTGATCGGGGTCATCACCTTCGGGCTGCTGCTCCTGCTGGTCATGGACTTCCTGTACCTGCATTCCGTCAACAAAAGGCTCCGGGTCATGGCGCAGGAAGCGGAAGCGGCCAGCAAGGCCAAAACCGATTTTCTCTCCACCATGTCCCACGATATCCGCACCCCGATGAACGCGATCCTCGGCCTGACCACCATTGCCGAAAAGAACCTGGGGGATCAGGAAGCTGTGGCCGACAACCTGCGGAAGATCGGCCTGGCCGGCAACCACCTCCTGACGCTGATCAATGATATCCTGGATATCTCCAAGGTGGAAAGCGGAAAGATCACCCTGAGCCCGCTCACCTTCTCCCTCGTGGAAACCGTGCAGAACCTGGTGAACATGTCCCAGCCCATGGTCAAGGAGAAGAACATTGATTTCAGCTTCCGCACCAACCATATCCGCCATGAGTATCTTTACGCGGACCAGCTGCGCCTGAACCAGATTTACATCAACATCCTTTCCAACGCCATCAAATATACCCCGCCGGGCGGCAGCGTGTCCGTGGACCTGCGGGAGGAAGAAAGCGAAAAGGCCGGCTGCGTCCGGCTGGTCTACTGTGTCGCGGATACCGGCATGGGCATGACGCCCGAATTCCTGGCGAAGATGTACCAGCCCTTCTCCCGGCAGACGGACAGCCGGATCAACAGCATCCAGGGCACCGGCCTCGGCCTCGCGATCACCAAGCAGATGGTCGACCTGATGAACGGGACAATTGAATGCGAGAGCGAAGTGGACAAAGGCACCACCTTCACCATTACGCTGGATCTTCCCATTGCCGAAAAGCAGCTGGATGAGATGCGGATGGACGGTGTGGAGGTCCTGATTGCCGATGATGACCCGGTCACGCTGGAAACCGCGCTGGATACGCTGGAGTCCCTGGGCATCCATGCCGAACAGGCGAAGAGCGGGGCGGAAGCGCTGGAAATGATCCGCCGGCGTCATGAAGACGGGAAGGATTACAGCGTCGTCATCCTGGACTGGAAGATGCCGGATATGGACGGTGTCGAGACGATCCGGCGCATCCGCGCGGAAATCGGTGCCGGAATCCCCATCCTGCTTACCTCCGCCTATGACTGGTCCGATATCGAAGACAGCGCGAAAGATGCCGGGGCAAACGGCTTCATCGGCAAGCCGCTGTTCCGGTCCATGCTGTATGAGAAAATCAACGGACTGCTCGGAACGGAAGCCAAAGCCCGGGAGCCGGAGGATGACTATTCTGACCTGGCCGGAATGCGCATCCTGATTGCGGAAGACAACGATATCAACTGGGAAATCATCTCCACCATGCTGGGCATGTTCGGCATCATGTCCGAGCGGGCGGAGAATGGACGGATCTGCACGGAAAAAATGGCCGCGGCTGAAGAAGGCGCCTATGACCTGATCTTCATGGATATCCAGATGCCGGAGATGA
- a CDS encoding GNAT family N-acetyltransferase, producing the protein MNNGQGEMIIRQATKDDAMQIAEILVEDWKTAYRGIIDDEFLDSMNAEQRYQVEVKRCEKFMVAADGDEILGYTWNEMADDGESDCEIIALYVRNAKRKSGIGRALFRNSVEIFRAAGRKNMIIWCLKENGEARKFYERMGGKVYKTGTHRWGNREYDMISYLYPLDELDV; encoded by the coding sequence ATGAATAACGGACAGGGAGAAATGATCATCCGGCAGGCGACGAAGGATGACGCCATGCAGATTGCGGAGATCCTGGTGGAGGACTGGAAGACCGCCTACCGGGGAATCATTGACGATGAATTTCTGGATTCCATGAACGCGGAGCAGCGTTACCAGGTGGAAGTGAAGCGGTGTGAGAAATTCATGGTAGCCGCGGACGGGGACGAGATCCTGGGCTACACTTGGAACGAGATGGCGGACGACGGGGAATCGGACTGTGAGATTATTGCCCTGTATGTACGGAACGCGAAAAGGAAAAGCGGAATCGGCAGGGCGCTGTTCCGGAATTCGGTGGAGATTTTCCGGGCGGCCGGACGGAAGAACATGATCATCTGGTGCCTGAAGGAAAACGGGGAAGCCCGGAAGTTCTACGAGAGAATGGGCGGGAAGGTGTACAAAACCGGTACGCACCGGTGGGGGAACCGGGAGTATGACATGATTTCCTACCTCTATCCGCTGGATGAGCTGGATGTTTAA
- a CDS encoding type II toxin-antitoxin system Phd/YefM family antitoxin, with the protein MIIDTSAIVTATEANQNFSRVSKLAEKKGHVVVFKNNRPKYLVIDLDTEPQIEMTEDEKIDFVAARILREHKAAFEELAK; encoded by the coding sequence ATGATTATCGATACCAGCGCTATTGTCACGGCCACAGAAGCGAACCAGAACTTTTCCAGGGTTTCAAAACTGGCTGAGAAGAAAGGACATGTTGTCGTATTCAAGAACAACCGGCCAAAGTACCTGGTTATTGACCTGGATACTGAACCGCAGATTGAAATGACTGAAGATGAGAAGATCGATTTCGTTGCGGCGAGGATTCTTCGTGAACATAAAGCCGCTTTTGAGGAGCTTGCAAAATGA
- a CDS encoding sugar phosphate isomerase/epimerase has protein sequence MKIFAFSDEAASELSGQIAAMKRNGLDGTEIRGVNGRSIVKHTVAEAREILRQLKDNGLSVWSVGSPIGKIPLDGGGFPEHLDLLRHTLELAGALECRNLRMFSFYLPEGADPADCRNEVIDRLGQMAEIAEGSGVALCHENEKGIYGDIAVRCEDILDAVPSLKCVFDPANFIQCGQDIPEAWKLLGQRVYYMHIKDALADGTVVPAGKGIGHLPEILKDYTGRGGEVMTVEPHLRVFDGLQGLEQGSNSAKRTMPEGVYPTADAAFDAACGALRNLI, from the coding sequence ATGAAGATTTTTGCTTTCTCGGATGAAGCGGCTTCCGAACTCAGCGGCCAGATTGCCGCGATGAAGCGGAACGGCCTGGACGGTACGGAGATCCGCGGCGTGAACGGGCGGAGCATTGTGAAGCACACTGTGGCGGAGGCCAGAGAGATCCTGCGGCAGCTGAAGGACAACGGGCTGTCCGTATGGTCCGTCGGCTCCCCGATCGGGAAGATCCCGCTGGACGGCGGCGGATTCCCGGAACACCTGGACCTGCTGCGCCACACGCTGGAGCTGGCCGGGGCGCTGGAGTGCCGGAACCTGCGGATGTTCTCCTTCTACCTGCCGGAAGGCGCGGACCCGGCGGACTGCCGGAACGAGGTGATCGACCGGCTGGGACAGATGGCGGAAATCGCGGAAGGCTCCGGGGTTGCCCTGTGCCATGAGAACGAGAAGGGGATCTACGGCGACATCGCGGTGCGGTGTGAAGACATCCTGGACGCCGTGCCTTCCCTGAAATGCGTGTTCGACCCGGCCAACTTCATTCAGTGCGGGCAGGATATCCCGGAAGCGTGGAAGCTGCTGGGGCAGCGGGTTTATTACATGCACATCAAGGACGCCCTGGCGGACGGTACGGTGGTGCCGGCGGGAAAGGGCATCGGGCACCTGCCGGAAATCCTGAAGGACTATACCGGACGGGGCGGCGAAGTGATGACCGTGGAGCCGCACCTGCGCGTGTTTGACGGGCTGCAGGGGCTGGAACAGGGCTCGAACAGCGCGAAGCGGACGATGCCGGAGGGTGTTTATCCCACGGCGGACGCGGCGTTTGACGCGGCATGCGGCGCGCTGCGGAACCTGATCTGA